DNA from Alnus glutinosa chromosome 2, dhAlnGlut1.1, whole genome shotgun sequence:
AATCTCCATTTATTGACCCTTATCCTAACTTCAATCTTCCAATTTCTATTTGTGCATCAAAGAAAAGAGCAAAGAAGAAATAATCGTTAAAACAGTCTAACAAGCGGACACccaccaagctttgatacccaGTATTTTCTCAGCCGTTTGATCACAAGCTTGGACTTTTACCCAAACTCCATCACCAATTTTAGCCCCTCCTGTCACGGCGAGACTATCCCACGTACACGTTAGCAAtttcaagctctctctctcacctaAAACTAAAAGGGGGAGGAGTAACTACAAAACCCCCCCCCGCCCTCGATACCCTTTCCACCCAACGCTCACACAACCACCACTTTGAGCtcataaagaaagaaaagaatactctgtctctctctatgCAACTCATTTTCCCTCATTTTCTCTCCCACTTTCCTTCCTAACAAACGCTAAATTTTAATGCAAATTGAAttagaaaaactaaaattgTAATTGAAATGAAGAGGCTGAGGAGCTATTACATGAACCTGAGGCACCCGCAGACGATGGAGAGGAAATGGATCTTCCCCTTGGCGATAGGCTCCAtagtctctctctccctcctctACCTCACCACGCTAACCTCACCCAATGGCACAACGTTCCTTCCGTTCTACCGCTCCCTCACCGCCTCCAACTCCGTTTTCGTCGAGTCCAAACTCCACGTCATCCCGACCTCGACCCTGCCACCTCCGCCGCGGCTCGCGTACCTGATCTCCGGCTCCACCGGCGACGGGCGCATGCTGAAGCGCACTCTCGAGGCCCTCTACCACCCGCGCAACTCGTACGTGGTGCATTTGGACCTGGAGTCCTCGACGGACGAGCGAGCGGATCTGAGGAACTACGTGCAGGAGCACCCGGTGTACGCGAGGTTCGGGAATGTGAGGATGATCACGAAGGCCAATCTGGTGACCTACCGGGGCCCGACCATGGTGGCCAACACGCTCCACGCGGCGGCGATTCTGCTGAGGGAAGGAGGGGACTGGGACTGGTTCATCAATCTCAGCGCCTCCGACTATCCGCTGGTCACGCAGGACGGTGCGTCGTCGTTTTCTTGTGTTTGTTGTGATATCTTTTTGGTTTggaatttacttatcaaaataaaaaaatctttttggtTTGGGAATTTGGGGATTTcgtgttttttaatttttaatttttaattttttttattggttttgtttggttggATTAGATCTGCTGCACACGTTTTCGTACTTGCCGAGGGATCTCAATTTCATTGATCATACTAGCAACATTGGCTGGAAGGAGTATGTGAATtttgctctcttttttttcgGTGTTTTTTCTTGATTTGGTGAATGAACTTGTATGATTAATTTATGGTATATGTGATATTTAGGTATCAGCGAGCGAAACCGATAATTGTAGACCCGGGGTTGTATATGACAAAGAAAGCGGATGTTTTCTGGGTTACACAGCGGAGAAGTGTGCCAACAGCATTCAAACTCTTTACAGGTGCGGATGTTGTCTAATCTGTTTTGTTGATCAGTTTTAGGTTTCACTAAATAAGTGACTACTTTGGGTAATTGGATATTCTGTGAATCCGGTTCATTTATGCGTATTGTGTCAATTCGGAAGATTTAACTTTGATCTATCCTGCTCGAATTGCACGTGGTAGTACTATTTTAGTGATCATCTAGTTGTGTTTTATCCATGAAAACACAGTTCAAAGAAgatgaaatgaaaaaatttagtcATAATGTGTCTGCTCCTGAGAATGCCTCAGAGCGTCCTGTGTATCCCACACGATACTCTCTGTTTAGTGATATTAGGCGAAATGGGATGTCTTAGAATAACATGATATGCATCTCTAGCGGCGAACTGAATCCAATCTCTTTTCAGAAAAACAGAAGAATCTTCCGGAGCTAGTTGAATTGCACTTAAAACAAATTTGTAAGAAGAACTAGTAGTGTGCAATCTGAACTCCGCCATGAGAAGCTATTCTGCGGACTAGGTTGAATTTTTGGAAGGACTTTATTAGAAGCTCTGATCTATTAGGCATGATGCCATATGCCTGGGATTAGAATTGGGTCTagatatcttttatattttcccTTCCTACTTTTTTACTTCCTAGAATCACGAGTTGTACAAGAGTGACTGACTTTGGTAACTGTAGTAGGAATAAGAACTGTTAAGATATACTGGAAATACTTTCCATGTCTGACCCTGACTAGGATATATAGAGAATGCAATTGGACCCGATTATGCTATGAATAACTGATTCACTTAATTAGTGAACGTGATCCGTGGCACCATCTAGGCCAACTTTTGATCTATCtatctaattttgtttttttggtaagtaatagaatttttttattaaaagcgtaaggcgcccctacgtacacaggaagtatacaaaaggaaacgccTAAGTAGAAAGAGCAAACCCCCCCAACTTTTGATCTATCTGGCAACACATTTGGTACATCAATACCACATTTAGCCCACCTGGCAGTATGTTTTCAATTGGGATGGCAccttttaatcaaataattgtATTCTTTATTATCAAAAAGAATTTCCtattcctctctctttcttccatGGTTGGAGAGTGAATATGGTTACCGACAATAGACTGAGCCACTGAGCATTGTGGCTTGACCCTGAATGTGCCGACCAGCTACATTATCGCAGCCGGCAAGCATAGCATCGCCCTCTCATCCTGTGTCTGATTCCAACTCAGTTCCAATTCGATTAATTTGTCATGATTTTCATGAAATTCTAACAAAGTTATGATAGAAAcacttttatgttttgaaaacacttgtcagttttttgttttttaaaacacttttcAGTTATCCAAATGAATTTTCATGTTTATCTCGTTCCCCTGTCCTATTTCATGTTTCAACCCCATTTAAAGGAATCTCCACATGCAAAGATGCCTTTACAAAGTACACAGCCAAGATGACAAGTCACTTGTTCAGACTTCCAGCCTTGTTATTGTTGTCACTTGGCAGCCACTGCCATCTTTTGTCAAATCTCCCCAAGTAGGACCCAAGCCTAAGTTGGACTTAATTCAAGCTTGTGGGTTAGCGTTAAATTCCAGCAGATGAGACCGATGTGTGGTAGGCAATTTATGTGCTCCTGTAGGAGAATTGGCTGATCTCCTATCTTGATGCAGAAAGGTTTATATTATCCTACCCAAGACTCTTGATGTAAAGGAACACCAAGTTCATGTCAGTTTTAAAATATGGAAGATTATTCACTATGCATGTTATAACAAACagggtaaaaaaagaaaaaaaggttctGGCACAGTTTAATTCTGGGCAGCTCATGCTTTTGTTCATTTAATATGCAATGAGAGTGATGGttaccaaaaaagaagaagcgtGAGCTGTGCCAGAGTATGAACTGCTTCACTATGAATGTCTTCTAAAATCTGCACATAAAATAGGTTTGTCATACTATATAATTCTGGGTGGCTCAAATTTTGAAAGATTCACCCTTAGGCCTGATACTGCTTCATATATACTCTTAGCTTTCTTGGAATAGCCATTCTACCTTTTTCCATTCCCATTAAAAGTTATTCATTTACCTAATAGAATAGCCATTCCGTGTACTAAACGTACCCTTACTGTTTATACTATGATGTAATAGTTTCTTTAGTATGAGGGCATCCAAATCATGGAGGTATGATACTGTATCCACTGACAATTAAACTTAGCTGAAGCTGAAAGTTCTGTTCTCTTTCTGTTTCCTTGTACAATGAGTTGTGATAAAGCCATGCTGTCAATACTGTTTGGATAGAAGATGTTCCTCGTGATTAAAGATATATGTGGGAACATATAGTCTAAGGTTGTAGTCCCCAGTTTAGTTGGACTTATGATGCCATGGATTAATTCTAGGCTACATGCATTGAGAAGATATTACTGCTTTACTTCAAATAGGCCAACAGTACTTGGTGATATGTATTGAGTAGTGCTCGACCCTTGAGTTTCCTACTGAACTCATTTAATGTTAATTGCTAGATAACCTCTTTCAATTCTCATAAGGTGGAATCAGACAATTTGCAAGTTAGTATTTCGAAACTGGAATATTTTTGGTAATGAGTTGCTAAACAAATATAATGATTTTTCTTATAGGTTCTGCTTGGATGGGACTTTCTAGGCAATTCGTTGATTACTGCATATGGGGATGGGACAACCTACCTCGACTTGTCCTAATGTACTACTCAAACTTTATATCTTCCCCAGAAGGATACTTCCACACTGTCATCTGTAATGCCCAAGAGTTTCGGAACACAACTGTGAAcagtgacctccacttcataTCGTGGGATAACCCTCCCAAGCAACATCCCCATCATCTCAATCTCAATGACATGCAAAAAATGATTAACAGTAATGCTCCATTTGCGCGAAAATTTCGCCAAGATGATCCAGTGCTTGACAAAATTGATTCTGAGCTCTTGTCCCGTGGTTCAGGCATGCTGGTTCCTGGTGGCTGGTGCATAGGAAGTAGGGAAAATGGAACTGATCCATGCTCTGTTATTGGTAATACCACACTCCTCAGGCCTGGCGCTGGAGCCAAAAGGTTGGAAAGTATGATCAGCTCTCTATTATCAAGTGAGAATTTCCGGCCAAGGCAGTGCAAATAGCCACCACCCAAAACTGTATTAGTAAGCATCTCTCTTGCCAGTCGGGGTGGTTCATATTTGAAGATGGAAGACAGTATAATCAGGGACTTGATATGTGTTTCAGTAGGAGAAGAAATTGGCTGAAAGTATACATAACTCTGGCTTATTTAGAAGGACGAAGGAGATGGATTTGGTGGGAATGATATGAATCAGAATCACGTACACGCTGAACTGATTGTGTAGCCCGAGGTTTTCCTtttcgtttttaattttttttaatttttttttttttttaaagatccAGCAATTAATTTCCACATCAAGCCCTGAAgcattttgaactgctcatgggGTGGGAGAACAACTGCTGAGATGAATATTTTAcagaagaaaattgaagaaaatttgtTATATGATCTTGTGTATATTGGTGCTCTTGCTAGCAAGTCTTCCAGGAAGTATGACAGCCATTCTACTACTAAATGTTCAGCTATATCTGGGCCTCGCCAATTAGCCCAATTCGCCATTAATCTTAGATTAATCTCAAATATTGGGCACCTGCCATTAaacaattaatattaataaaagaaTACTTTGATCAGATTAAATTGGACCCGGATTTCAGCCTTTTGCTCTAACTTGTGAGATGAATTAAGATCCTTTAGTTTCTTTAGAATAATTTCATCGTAAAGTTGATAGTTCCTCCAAtcccaattattatttttaattaaacattcaaatgTTGTCATTTCATTGTATACGTGAGTCGTGAGATCCAACgaattgagaaaaattaaaattctttgACAGGTGATAAGTACTAGGATAGCGAGGTTgaacttctattttatttttattttattttttttaaaaaaaaccactaataataattttgattttataaactCTATTGTAGAATTATCCTAGAAAATCTAGAAGATCCTAATTAAAAAATgcatagaattttttttaaaaaaaatgcgggtatttttttaagtaatttcaaTTACCTTTTGTTTGCTTatgtgtagatatatatattttattggtaattttttaaaaaataaaaataaaaattgatcgCTTTAATTCGGcttaataaatattttcctTGGGCCAAATTGTTGTAATTAGTTTTAGTTAGGCCTTAGTTTGGTTGAGCATTATGAATAGGCTTAATTGGGCTAGAGATAGAACTAAAATGGGCAGTGAGCTAGAAGTTTGAAAATTATCTTAaagcttattaaaaaaaaaattcaaattcaaattagaATTTCTTTTTAGTAGCATCTCTTGCAAAATTAAAGTTTGGAAAAAGactaatcttcaaaaaaaaaaaaaaaaaagtttgaaaaaaactAATGCTACATGTACAACTATTTTATAACTTTAACACATGTCAACATGTTATTAGAGCCAAAAGCTATAAGCATTTACACCCTCTAACACTATCCAATCACATATTGACACATGCCAAAagttgtaaaatatatatatatatatatatatatatatatatatatatatatatacctctttGGCTGCCCATTTTAAGggcaattaaataaatttttattcaaaatttttagAACCCAAAAAACCTAGATGAAACCTATATAAATAGcctaataacaaaaaagaaaagaaaagaaaaaataaaggccCTCCACGCTATTGTTTTaagaaaactatatatatatatatcttcaagGAGGGCTTTTTGGCTAAAACATCCGAGCTTCAAGGAggtaagactttttttttttaaaaaaaatccttttggTTTTATTTCATAAACAATGAATAATCGTAGGTATTTAATTGCGATTAACAAatagaaatcaaagaaaaaaggcCTACTAAATTCAGCCAAGAAAAACtttgtttccaaaaaaaaaattaaaaaaaaaatgattgaaagcTTTCATTCCTTGATTTAGTATATGTAAATCTATTTAGGTTTAACCTAGAGTTGGAGAAACCAAGAAAAATTGATTGAAAACTTTCATTCCGCCGagatagattttttatttttttttttatttcaaagaaAATCTTTGATTTTCAAAAACTAGATTTGAAGTTAAACTTGAGTTTTACATGAAATCAATGTAAATTAACCAAAAGAGTAGAAGAATTAAGTTTGTTTTTTAGATATGATTTTCGTCCAGCCCGTAGTTGGCTACATTTGGTTTTCATCTTTTAGGTTAAGAAAATCCAAGACCTAGAAGGCCATAGGAGGCGTACATAGAGTTTTGGGCAACGATTGGGCTTTTGGGTCTAATTGGAACCTCATTTTTATGAAAAAGCCCAACTGCAGTAAATCTTAAATTTCTGTacctttaaaatatttgaatttttagaCCTCAAACTCCAAgagcattttcattttcatagtACCTAAGCCCGAATCTCTATtttgactattttatttaaatactttttttcaaatattgtatttttttgttctttttttttttttttttctttagtggAAAGAGAATGTTAAAGATTTTTAAATGCTTTTCTCCTTAGAGAATTCTCGTTCAGCTTCACAAATATTTAGCTAAAATgatcacatttttttattttaacaaccCACTTTTTTAAGGTACGTACATCCAACTTAGTATTATAGATATCCACTTTctctattccatttaaatatactttctttattattttttcaacgATCATAATAAAGGAGAgagaattatatttatttttaattattattattatttatttattttatgtattgtAGTCTTGTAGAAGCACTTTAGCTAGCTATTTCCTTAGCTAAAGTTGTTAGCCGgatgagggttttttttttttttttattattattattatttatatttttgctaATTTTTACTACAATTGGTAGCCCAACCCAATTTAAATGATCTGACAGCATCTTCATCAAATGCTTTAAAACCTCTGTATTATGCATATTTAGCTAATACGAGACAAAACTTAAGTCCAATAGCTATCTTCTCTTTAtctaaaacatatattttattttttgattagcCATTATTTTTAGACAAGCATTAtagtttatgtatttttttttttaaaatcatttgtctctattctctctttatttgctgcaatatatttcttatttttcttcttaatttcttggtggtttaagaaaataataataaaaattattataaaataatatttaaagaaagtaaaaaataaaataaaaaatctgctcaaatttgtgttaaaatattagataaaatagaaaaatttgttGGAGATGCTTTTAGAGAGCTTTCCAAGAAGGGAAATGCTTGccgggggacactcatccgtcctcCAGTacccatttataataaaaaaaatattttttattataaagaaaCTCagaggggacggatgagtgtcccctgtGTAGTAAGGTTCTTCCAAGAATGCAAACCATTCGTGAATAAGATACTACCACATCCTGAGATTGCCCAATGATTGCACCGTCCTCTAGCTGGACTAGTAAAACTCTTGCTTCAAATCTCAAACAATGGAATCATACTAttataaacctttttttttttttttaacatgtcacCACAATGGTATCATTACTTAAAATTACTTTGTTATCCTTTACTTAAAGTAAATAAATCCTAATAATTAACTTCATTAGCTTTGTTAGATTGGGAccacaaaaagttaaaaattactattcaaacttttttctctctctctctaaaagaaTCTAAAGTCACAgtcatgattaaaaaaaaaaaaaaggaggagggaTTATTGCTTATTACAAGGGTGGTCCAGCTACCTTAATGGCCAAAATGATAATTTGGTCATCTTCAAAATTTGGTTTGGGGTTAGGCAAATTACCCCAAATGGTCAAAGAAGTGATTCAACAATTTCCAATGATCAAATTGGAAGTGACTGAATCATCCCaataactaaaattaaataacggTTCGACCACCTCCAACAATCAACCCGTGGCTTACATATAATGCAAGTTACCTACTTGTTTTTTCTCTCTATCTCCCTAATGTGCGGCTTTCTAgaccttttatttaaaataatttgtccATACAAAAGTTATTGCACCACCTATAATACTTAAAATATTGCACGCGATCTCAACCGCGGAGTAAAATGCTGTGGTAGATTGTTATTACTTTACAATAAATgtaacacaatttttttataggagttttatatttttttaaaatttgtggaTAATACATGAAATTATAGAAGTATGAATATTCactattataaaatattatgaaatagtgcaaaataaaaaattgtaatttattttgataGCAAAGAAAGAtctagtgttttttttgttttgttttgtttatatatatatatatatatatatatatatatatatatatatatatatatatatatatatatataaggctaGTATTAGTATgctaaataaaaagaaattcagcttgatttgtttttctacagTAAAGAACCAGTGgataaatctataaaaaaagaaaaagaaaaagaaaataagaagaagacaGAAGTAAGCgaaataattttagaaaaaaatgcaaaattggttcctgtggttacctaatttacaaatcactcattatAGTATAAAACTTAACTGAGAAATTCCTGTAGTAGGCGAAATTGACAAATTACTCATTGAAGTTAATTTTCATCTACTAACTTGATAGAAACCTTTTGATTACCATGTCATGCCCAATAAAAGTGCGACACtgtcactcttaataatatatatattaaaaattaaaaacttgaaatattattttgttctaaaagaaaaaaaaaagaaaaaagaaaaaagaaaaaaatgtgggGTTTGTACCCCCTATGGGGAGGGGGTGCATGCAAGCCAACCCCATGAGCCAGGGGTGGCTTGTGGGTCACCCCAGAGTTGGGGGTGGGCTTCAAGTCACCCCCAGCCTGCTTTAGGGTCACTCcaaccacctctgggggtggcttatAGGTCACCCCGTTCTCCAGCTGCTCCCAAAACCCCCCGccctcctattttttttttctttaaattaaaattttaatatattaatatatatatatatatatatatatatatatatatatatatatatatatatatatatatatttttattaagagtgataaAAATTAAGTACTTCAGGGAGTAATTTATCAATTTCACCTACCGCATAAACCTCTCAATTAATTCTTATaccacaaaaaataatttataaattaagctaACTATATACATCAATTTTACATTCTCCCACAATTTTAATTTCGTCACATTTGGCATTTGGCTTTTGCAATGCTTCAACATCGAGAATGGTGAAAAGCTATTCCCACCTGGGTCGTCCAGATTGTCTGGAAATGGAAGCTGGTTAATTTACCCATATTTTTAACCGTCTTTCTCCCCAACCTCACTTTGTCCACATTTTTATTGTAGGAATTAGGTATCTTCCaagcttttaaatttttaatactATACATTAATAACACTAATAATAACCAGGCACGAAAAAGGAAGGAATCTTAATCTAGCACGGGGCCAGGCTAGCTGTTGTGGGATTTCTTCCCATTAATAAAGGAGAAGATACTCCTATAAAGAAATTCTTTACAAATTTAATCTTTCGTACGTCCTTATTAGAGTATTTTTTGTCATGCTGCTCCCCTACATGCCATCACCTTTACAGAATTTGTATCAGTGTTTGACTGTGTTtaatttctaatatatatatatagatagatgtGCCTTCGCATGCATgtgaggagagagagaaaaatatttgttcatCCACAGAATCACAAGAAAATCTGAAAAGATGTATTAATTGGTTTAATTTAcatagaacatatatatatatatattcagagtTTCATTATCATGAGAAATATTTGTTCATACACAAGGAAATCTGAAAAGACGTATTGGTTTATAGAACATAATCACCGTCCATCCGTGGGACCCGAAACATGCGTAATAGTAATTTAGGAGCTAGGCCGAAAGATCTGAAATTAAAGCTAGCTTTAATTAAGACACGTTCGATGATCTGGTCACATAATTTGTCAAGCTCTTTGCATGTGCGCTCGTGTTCTAAAGGACAATAATGTGGTTTAAATATAGCGCAGCAAGTCAAATACATCACTGTAGACTTGTGGAAGAATATTGCAGTCGATCTGGACTCTttctagagaaaaaaaaaaaaaaatctaataaattttgaaatgatgatGATTTTAGATTAATTAATATCTCTATATATTCTTAATCCAAGAGATTCTTCTACTCCACCTCTTTCTTAAAATTGATGATTTTGAGTTTGAACATTCTCCTCTCGCTCTATATATCTTGTATTTAAAGTTAACCTTGTCGTAAATGAGCATGCTGAGTACAAGCATATATAGctaaaggaatatatatatatatatatatagagagagagagagagagagagagagagagagagaggtaataTGGACATGGCATGGAGAGAAAATAGTAAATTgtagattaattaattattatttagtaTGTGTCTAGCTTGGCCATCAATCACGAATTTCTTCGGGCAGAATTGATTAACCATTGTCGTCAAGAGTAACCAAATTGGATTGGAGCTCTATGCTTTCCGTACACGAGCAACGTGCTTTACAGCTCATTCTGCaaatgactttttcatgttATTTAATCCTGAAACCCACTGCATAAGCTGATTAAGATCCAACAGACTCCATCAGTGGAGCCCGGTCCCCTTCAATTAATCATTCCCAAAAGATGGTTACTTTTGAAGTTTAGAAAGCAGACACTGTCATCTGTTGATCGGTTTAGCAAGGACAACTTTTAGCGAATATTTAAGGAatttaaataaggaaacaaCAAATGATGATTCAACACTAAGATTTAGGATCAGATAAATGCCACCGCAAGTTcaatctttttatataatttcccCCCACTGAAGGGGTAGCTATAAAGAAAAAGCGCTTTTGCAAAATTATTGATGGGATAATAAATTCTATCCTCCCCCATTCATATTGATAAGTACATTCACCCAGCAAATCATGTTTTGCTTCCTTTAGTttaaattaagaagaagaaaaaaaacaaaaaaaaaatctccaataATTTGGTGATGTACCAAATTGCCAATTAACAATCACTCCAATCGTCAACCTTTTTATGATGAGCCTATTCTAGTGCTCCATAATGTTACCACAAACTATATATGGACACAGACGTACGTGGAACAAGGAAAACATATGTCCATTAACAAATTAGTTTGTGAGGACAAAGTGTCAAGgagcttatatatatagttaaaattGTACATAAGCTATGTTTAACTTAGGATTGTAACGTACCAATATGCTCCGCATCCCGCGACGTCTATGACGACTTATTCTATCGACACTGATTTGATGGTAGTTCgggttaacaattttttatataatctgCAAACCCGACAAGAACCTAACACGAAATTAGCCGGTTAGGATTGAGAGGTTTAACTCGTTTGATTAAATGGGTTggcctatataatcttatactcatacaTCGACACGACTCGAACTCGACATGTGACATTTAGGTttggcaattttttatatgacctACGAACCCAACTAAAATTAGTGGGTTATAGTTTATGGGTcaaatccatttaattaaaatgagtcGGGTtatgattgacttatataatcttatatccatGTCTCAACATGACCCGAATTTGAACACGTGACCACGAATTGCCACCTCTAATAGTAGCtgtaacgacccaagaaaaAACATTAACCATATCTGCGCTACTACCCCAAAAGGACTAACCAATTTAGAGCTTTCTTAAAATCACTTAGAACATCTCCAACAATAATAACCAAAgtagctattgaaaaagtacaattCTCTGCTTTAGCTACTGTTTTTTCTATACTCTTTCCAACAAATTCTCTATTCTATTAtttacttgcatttaaatattatttgtcattcttttttcattatatttttgCCAACACTCAATGaaagataaaatattgaatttccaAACATTCTTTGAGCAACACCGTACAAATGTTGCACCAATTCAATATTCTAGCAAAATTACACAATTTATGAAAGcaaagcaacaaaaaacaaagcaattgttcatttttttttttaaaaaaagcaactAGAAACAACAATGCAAACAAGAAAACATAGCAACTGGAAACATACAATAAGACTAATAATTCTTAAGATTGACCATGCAATTGCCACATGTGTTTGATAAGGTTGAATTGTAGCTGAGAATGAGTTTGATCGTCTCTAATGTTCACATGCCTTTCAATAAACTCCAGAAATCCAAAGATATTTTCGTGAGAAATTTGTATATAGAGAGTTTCATTGATTTGTTCATATTCAATATCACTCGCATTGTTAGTATTTAACTCGTTTTTAATAATCATGTTATGCATTATTATGCAACCTTTTATAATGAAAAGTGGGAGGAAGAGAAAATGGGATACATGAATGtcatattgttttagttttaatttttctcaatattttattagttaaaGAATGAATAGGGAATAGGTTATAGGCTATAGATCCTATTCCCTATTCATTCTATAAGAAAAATAACCACTTTGCCTCATTTgttgaattgaaaaaataaataaaaaaaacttgataataatcaaatttgactattttgaggtatttgaCTATCCTATCTCTAGAGATGctcttataaaacataatttCACTTATTGCCAATTTGCCATGCCAACCCCCGTGTTAATTTTCAAACATTCATCTTTTTCAACTGTTATATTTTATAAcgactatatatattttctatttccaACAGCTAGCCATGCATATTGATGGAGAGAAACCGAAATTCTCGCCAAACGCTGTGAATTGGGTGACCATGATCATGAGCGGCAAATGAGCAAAGGGCAAGACGCTGATTTTGTTGAGAATGAGAAACAATAAAGCAAGAAAATGAATC
Protein-coding regions in this window:
- the LOC133859753 gene encoding beta-glucuronosyltransferase GlcAT14B; translation: MKRLRSYYMNLRHPQTMERKWIFPLAIGSIVSLSLLYLTTLTSPNGTTFLPFYRSLTASNSVFVESKLHVIPTSTLPPPPRLAYLISGSTGDGRMLKRTLEALYHPRNSYVVHLDLESSTDERADLRNYVQEHPVYARFGNVRMITKANLVTYRGPTMVANTLHAAAILLREGGDWDWFINLSASDYPLVTQDDLLHTFSYLPRDLNFIDHTSNIGWKEYQRAKPIIVDPGLYMTKKADVFWVTQRRSVPTAFKLFTGSAWMGLSRQFVDYCIWGWDNLPRLVLMYYSNFISSPEGYFHTVICNAQEFRNTTVNSDLHFISWDNPPKQHPHHLNLNDMQKMINSNAPFARKFRQDDPVLDKIDSELLSRGSGMLVPGGWCIGSRENGTDPCSVIGNTTLLRPGAGAKRLESMISSLLSSENFRPRQCK